From a single Micromonospora pallida genomic region:
- a CDS encoding PadR family transcriptional regulator, with protein MDTTQLLKGVLDLAVLAVLREEDGYGYDILRRLRAAGLEEVGDASVYGTLRRLFAAGLLTAYVVPSESGPHRKYYSLNAAGRDQLLRSGKLWRSFATTMDALLDDRGTAA; from the coding sequence GTGGATACCACCCAGCTCCTGAAGGGCGTACTGGATCTCGCGGTCCTCGCCGTGCTCCGGGAGGAGGACGGCTACGGCTACGACATCCTGCGCCGGCTGCGCGCCGCCGGGCTGGAGGAGGTCGGGGACGCCTCCGTCTACGGCACGCTGCGCCGACTCTTCGCCGCCGGTCTGCTGACCGCGTACGTCGTGCCGAGCGAGTCCGGCCCGCACCGGAAGTACTACTCACTGAACGCCGCCGGGCGGGACCAACTGCTCCGATCCGGCAAGCTCTGGCGCTCGTTCGCCACCACCATGGACGCACTGCTCGACGATCGGGGGACGGCGGCATGA
- the eccD gene encoding type VII secretion integral membrane protein EccD, producing MTGTGELSRVTIVAPRTRMDLALPSDVPLADLLPTLLRYAGEDLADQGVAHGGWTLARLGGQPLDSGQTASQLGVRDGEVLYFNPRDAANPEVVFDDVVDAVATATNRRPGGWQLATTRRFSVLFASVALLGGAAVALFAGPPQLPGALVALVVAVAVLIAATVLSRAAGDSRTGSTLALVSLGYGGVGGLLLLAGDRELTELGTPHVLLAATALLVFGAVAALAVGDRAPLFLGATVIGAALGIAAMISLVFGVDAAASAAVLATIAFGALPALPMTAYRLARLPAPAIPTGPEDLKSDDETFDSRHLLSLSDRADQFLTGLLWTASIVILSGEVVLAVDGRLPAVLLCAVLAVLSLLRARPLASRTQRIPVLVTGSVGLALATAATFTGLSGTLRLGALLGGLVLVAVISLVYGLVVAGKNISPVWGRVLDILEILLIVAVVPLAAWVCGLYGWIVNINP from the coding sequence ATGACGGGGACCGGCGAACTGAGCCGGGTCACCATCGTGGCGCCGAGAACCCGGATGGATCTCGCCCTACCGTCCGACGTACCCCTGGCCGATCTGCTGCCGACCCTGCTCCGGTACGCCGGAGAGGATCTCGCCGACCAGGGCGTGGCGCACGGCGGCTGGACCCTGGCCCGGCTGGGCGGGCAACCGCTCGACAGCGGCCAGACGGCGAGCCAGCTCGGGGTACGCGACGGCGAGGTCCTGTACTTCAACCCGCGCGACGCGGCAAACCCGGAGGTCGTCTTCGACGACGTGGTCGACGCGGTGGCGACCGCGACCAACCGGCGGCCGGGCGGGTGGCAACTCGCCACCACCCGGCGGTTCTCGGTGCTGTTCGCCTCGGTGGCGCTGCTGGGCGGCGCGGCTGTGGCGCTGTTCGCCGGGCCGCCGCAGCTTCCCGGCGCGCTGGTCGCCCTGGTGGTCGCGGTCGCCGTCCTGATCGCCGCGACCGTGCTCTCCCGGGCGGCCGGGGACAGCCGGACCGGCTCCACTCTGGCCCTGGTGAGCCTGGGGTACGGGGGCGTCGGTGGTCTCCTCCTGCTCGCCGGTGACCGGGAGCTGACCGAACTCGGCACCCCACACGTACTGTTGGCCGCCACCGCGCTGCTGGTCTTCGGTGCGGTGGCGGCGCTGGCGGTGGGGGACCGGGCACCGTTGTTCCTCGGCGCCACGGTGATCGGCGCCGCTCTCGGGATCGCCGCGATGATCTCCCTCGTCTTCGGGGTGGACGCCGCCGCGTCCGCCGCGGTGCTGGCGACGATCGCCTTCGGGGCGCTGCCCGCGCTGCCGATGACGGCCTACCGGCTGGCCCGGCTGCCCGCCCCCGCCATCCCGACCGGTCCGGAGGACCTGAAGTCCGACGACGAGACGTTCGACAGCCGGCATTTGCTCTCGCTCAGCGACCGGGCCGACCAGTTCCTCACCGGTCTGCTGTGGACGGCCTCGATCGTGATCCTCAGCGGCGAGGTGGTGCTCGCCGTCGACGGTCGACTGCCGGCCGTGCTGCTCTGCGCGGTGTTGGCCGTGCTGTCCCTGCTGCGCGCCCGCCCGCTCGCCAGCCGGACACAGCGGATCCCGGTGCTGGTCACCGGTTCCGTCGGCCTGGCGCTGGCGACGGCGGCGACCTTCACCGGGTTGTCGGGGACGCTCCGCCTCGGGGCGCTGCTCGGCGGCCTGGTGCTGGTGGCGGTGATCAGCCTGGTCTACGGGCTGGTCGTGGCGGGTAAGAACATCTCCCCGGTGTGGGGCCGTGTCCTGGACATCCTGGAGATCCTGCTGATCGTGGCGGTGGTGCCGCTGGCCGCCTGGGTCTGCGGCCTCTACGGCTGGATCGTCAACATCAACCCGTGA
- a CDS encoding uracil-DNA glycosylase — MVARARRAADLPDLDGAISGCFACPRLVTWREEVARTRRAAFRDQEYWGRPVPGFGVSDARIAILGLAPAAHGGNRTGRIFTGDRSGDVLFAALHRAGLANQPTSVARDDGLALRETRIFSAVRCAPPDNKPTPGERDTCAPWLHRELALIRPTLRVVVALGAFAWAAWWPALRAVYGIHPPSPRPAFGHGAHWSGTAVPEVLGCYHVSQQNTFTGRLTPRMLDEVFTRAKQVAGVD, encoded by the coding sequence GTGGTCGCCCGCGCCCGGCGGGCGGCCGACCTGCCCGACCTCGACGGCGCGATCAGCGGGTGCTTCGCCTGCCCCCGCCTGGTCACCTGGCGGGAGGAGGTGGCCCGGACGAGGCGGGCGGCCTTCCGTGACCAGGAGTACTGGGGCCGCCCGGTGCCCGGCTTCGGGGTTTCCGACGCCCGGATCGCCATCCTCGGCCTCGCGCCCGCCGCGCACGGCGGCAACCGCACCGGACGGATCTTCACCGGGGACCGCTCCGGCGACGTTCTCTTCGCCGCGCTGCACCGGGCCGGGCTGGCCAACCAGCCGACCAGCGTCGCCCGGGACGACGGGTTGGCCCTGCGGGAGACCCGGATCTTCTCGGCGGTGCGCTGCGCGCCCCCGGACAACAAACCCACTCCCGGCGAGCGGGACACCTGCGCGCCGTGGCTGCACCGCGAACTGGCGCTGATCCGGCCCACGCTGCGTGTCGTGGTGGCGCTGGGCGCGTTCGCCTGGGCCGCGTGGTGGCCGGCGCTGCGCGCGGTGTACGGCATCCACCCGCCCAGCCCGCGACCGGCGTTCGGCCATGGGGCACACTGGTCCGGCACGGCCGTACCGGAGGTGCTGGGCTGCTACCACGTCAGCCAGCAGAACACCTTCACCGGACGGCTCACACCACGGATGCTGGACGAGGTGTTCACCCGGGCGAAGCAGGTGGCCGGGGTGGACTGA
- a CDS encoding HAAS signaling domain-containing protein → MTVMEQDITAYVERVRAALADLPPAQRDELTEDLSEHLAEVAAEAGGSLVDRLGEPEAYAAELRAAAGAPLRTGPNLDQRVAGLALGVRTRLRALDVRLGPPLGYSTASDYLRLLRPAWWLVRGYLAAMLVTAMSTGGTFGVLPSLGGSHLAGLVLLAGCVVGSLWLGRNAQRLSRWPRRLVLAGSLGLVLFGLVGAATVDSRARWGGYGYQSVSVDDQYSHIQDVFVYDSEGRLVRDVRLFDQNGTPIRLGWPACEKANSAPIEDPIRRTYPYCPEQAPFQFRTDPTSAPTSVGPTTTPDATPSGAATPQGSTTPSGAATPGGSTTPSGPASPAPTSTPGPTESAPAR, encoded by the coding sequence ATGACCGTCATGGAGCAGGACATCACGGCGTACGTCGAGCGGGTCCGGGCGGCACTGGCCGACCTGCCCCCGGCGCAGCGGGACGAGTTGACCGAGGACCTGTCCGAGCATCTCGCCGAGGTGGCCGCCGAGGCCGGGGGTTCGCTGGTGGACCGGCTCGGTGAGCCCGAGGCGTACGCGGCGGAACTGCGGGCCGCCGCCGGAGCCCCGCTGCGTACCGGGCCGAACCTGGACCAGCGCGTCGCCGGTCTCGCGCTCGGGGTACGCACCCGGCTGCGCGCCCTCGACGTCCGGCTCGGCCCGCCGCTCGGGTACTCCACCGCCTCGGACTACCTGCGGCTGCTCCGTCCCGCCTGGTGGCTGGTCCGGGGCTACCTCGCCGCGATGCTGGTGACCGCGATGAGCACCGGCGGCACCTTCGGGGTGCTGCCCAGCCTCGGTGGCAGCCATCTCGCCGGCCTGGTGCTCCTGGCCGGCTGTGTGGTCGGCTCGCTCTGGCTCGGCCGCAACGCACAACGGCTCTCCCGGTGGCCGCGCCGGCTCGTGCTCGCCGGCTCGCTGGGACTGGTCCTCTTCGGGCTGGTCGGCGCCGCCACCGTCGACAGCCGGGCGCGCTGGGGTGGCTACGGCTACCAGTCGGTGTCGGTAGACGACCAGTACTCCCACATCCAGGACGTCTTCGTCTACGACAGCGAAGGCCGGCTGGTGCGCGACGTCCGCCTCTTCGACCAGAACGGCACGCCGATCCGGCTCGGCTGGCCGGCCTGCGAGAAGGCGAACTCCGCGCCGATCGAGGACCCGATCCGTCGGACGTACCCGTACTGCCCGGAGCAGGCCCCGTTCCAGTTCCGTACGGATCCGACGTCGGCCCCGACGTCCGTCGGCCCGACCACGACGCCGGACGCCACGCCGAGCGGTGCCGCGACGCCGCAGGGCTCGACGACGCCGAGCGGTGCCGCGACGCCGGGAGGTTCGACGACGCCGAGCGGTCCGGCCAGCCCGGCCCCCACGTCGACCCCCGGTCCGACGGAGTCCGCGCCGGCCCGGTGA
- the eccB gene encoding type VII secretion protein EccB: protein MRTRRDQVQAYRFVTRRTVSALLSGDPETTDLPMRRLGLAVFGSAMVAAIVLAGAGVYGLMTKRSAPLEANTLVIEKETGATYVFVDGRLYPTLNYTSARLIIGDAAPPVRSMSQASIRERPRGRMVGIVGAPDDLPDRSSLVGLPWSVCNTPDPDDPRRSTTRLVLNQRLSGGTPLGDQAILVSVNGQRHLLSRNTRMQILGGDAAIAALKMASVRPIEVGQQLINAVPAGPRLREPFVAGDKEPSELQVGNGPAWVGQIFRAADQHYVLTKDGLVPIGEITALLLRRDGGGVKDITPEQAGRVLSDERLEEEGVPQKLPELRQAGPGRATVCATYQAGSADGPPTTSIEVFDRTPPELSPTAPGSIEVRQTERDTVSTAERVVVPGGKGALVRAMSGVGEGGQGAAASTVYLITSQGIRYPLGSRSGDAVTALGYGGVTPLAVPASLLALIPTGPALERDAARNYFDPGKPSAARSGQPTPSGSPRPEQSDEPERENEASTRPGTDGSSPSPGNEPDEESSEEPGEGPSNGPGNG from the coding sequence ATGCGGACCCGCCGTGACCAGGTTCAGGCGTACCGGTTCGTCACCCGCCGCACCGTCTCAGCCCTGCTGTCGGGCGATCCGGAGACGACCGACCTGCCGATGCGGCGACTGGGCCTCGCGGTGTTCGGCAGCGCCATGGTCGCGGCGATCGTCCTCGCCGGGGCGGGCGTCTACGGCCTGATGACCAAGAGGAGCGCTCCGCTCGAGGCGAACACCCTGGTCATCGAGAAGGAGACCGGGGCGACCTACGTCTTCGTCGACGGGCGGCTGTACCCGACGTTGAACTACACGTCGGCGCGCCTGATCATCGGCGACGCTGCCCCGCCGGTCCGGTCGATGTCCCAGGCGTCCATCCGGGAACGTCCCCGTGGCCGGATGGTCGGCATCGTCGGCGCGCCCGACGATCTGCCGGACCGCTCGTCGCTGGTCGGCCTGCCCTGGTCGGTCTGCAACACGCCGGACCCCGACGATCCGCGCCGGTCGACCACCCGGCTGGTGCTCAACCAACGGCTCTCCGGTGGTACGCCCCTCGGTGACCAGGCGATCCTGGTCTCGGTCAACGGTCAGCGCCACCTGCTGTCCCGGAACACCCGGATGCAGATCCTCGGCGGCGACGCGGCGATCGCCGCGCTGAAGATGGCCTCGGTCCGGCCGATCGAGGTCGGCCAGCAGTTGATCAACGCGGTGCCGGCCGGGCCCCGGCTGCGGGAACCGTTCGTCGCCGGAGACAAGGAGCCCAGCGAGTTGCAGGTCGGCAACGGACCGGCCTGGGTCGGACAGATTTTCCGCGCTGCCGACCAGCACTACGTGCTGACCAAGGACGGCCTGGTGCCGATCGGTGAGATCACCGCGCTGCTGCTCCGTCGGGACGGGGGTGGGGTGAAGGACATCACCCCGGAGCAGGCGGGCCGGGTGCTCAGCGACGAGCGCCTGGAGGAGGAGGGCGTGCCGCAGAAGCTGCCCGAACTGCGCCAGGCGGGTCCGGGCCGGGCGACCGTCTGCGCGACCTACCAGGCGGGTTCGGCGGACGGGCCGCCGACGACGAGCATCGAGGTGTTCGACCGTACGCCGCCGGAGCTGTCGCCGACCGCCCCCGGCTCGATCGAGGTGCGCCAGACCGAGCGGGACACGGTCAGTACGGCCGAGCGGGTGGTTGTCCCGGGTGGCAAGGGCGCCCTGGTGCGGGCGATGTCCGGCGTCGGTGAGGGCGGGCAGGGGGCGGCGGCGTCCACCGTGTACCTGATCACCTCCCAGGGGATTCGTTACCCTCTCGGTTCCCGATCCGGCGACGCGGTGACGGCCCTCGGCTACGGCGGGGTGACCCCGCTCGCGGTCCCGGCTTCGTTGCTGGCGCTGATCCCCACCGGACCGGCCCTGGAGCGCGACGCCGCCCGGAACTACTTCGACCCGGGGAAGCCGTCCGCCGCCCGGTCCGGGCAGCCCACGCCGTCCGGATCGCCCCGCCCGGAGCAGAGCGACGAACCGGAGAGGGAAAACGAGGCGTCCACCCGGCCCGGTACGGACGGATCGTCCCCGTCGCCGGGGAACGAGCCGGACGAGGAATCCAGCGAGGAGCCCGGCGAAGGGCCGAGCAACGGACCCGGCAACGGTTAG
- a CDS encoding LppU/SCO3897 family protein yields the protein MKQQAESTAPTEDETAGDGTGPGPDGAAAPTDATALTGATALTGGAASADGAVSADATAMADGATPTGGAVLTDGATSGDAASAGDADPTGAGPGDEGEEPAGGGWHPLLRVLVMLGVVAALVGGLVVVGLRYDVAGQLLAPDRTADAQVGDCLGPLPDVADSGQRRTAEARVVACSAPDAAYDVVGRVDGQTEEQVRDGRRCEPFVAEGGSYYTYSSIPPGGTGYLLCLVARG from the coding sequence GTGAAGCAGCAGGCCGAATCCACCGCGCCGACCGAGGACGAAACCGCCGGTGACGGCACCGGCCCTGGCCCCGACGGCGCGGCGGCCCCGACCGACGCCACGGCCTTGACTGGCGCCACGGCCTTGACTGGCGGCGCGGCCTCAGCCGACGGTGCCGTCTCGGCCGACGCCACGGCCATGGCTGACGGTGCGACCCCGACCGGCGGTGCGGTCCTGACCGACGGTGCGACCTCGGGCGACGCCGCGTCGGCCGGCGACGCGGACCCGACCGGTGCCGGGCCGGGCGACGAGGGCGAGGAGCCGGCCGGGGGTGGGTGGCATCCACTGCTGCGGGTGCTGGTCATGCTCGGGGTGGTCGCCGCGCTGGTCGGTGGGCTGGTGGTGGTCGGACTGCGGTACGACGTCGCGGGTCAACTGCTCGCCCCCGACCGGACCGCTGACGCGCAGGTGGGGGACTGCCTGGGTCCGCTGCCCGACGTCGCCGACAGCGGCCAGCGCCGGACCGCCGAGGCGCGGGTGGTCGCCTGCTCTGCTCCGGACGCCGCGTACGACGTGGTCGGGCGGGTCGACGGACAGACCGAGGAGCAGGTCCGCGACGGCCGCCGGTGCGAGCCGTTCGTGGCCGAGGGTGGCAGCTACTACACCTACAGCAGCATCCCGCCCGGCGGCACCGGATACCTGCTCTGCCTGGTGGCCCGTGGCTGA
- a CDS encoding dienelactone hydrolase family protein — MGQMVSYRHDGTTSEGYLALPSGGATSPAVIVIQERWGLVPHIASVADRFAEAGFVALAPDLRPGAATVDADEAKHLMTASRMDDAAADIAAAADYLASRPEVAGGVGCAGFCAGGSLALWSATVSDRIVATAGFYPVLPWTRMRPEWGDYAGKTAVIHCSETDGTSAAEGVQTARQAIESAGGTCVLHDYPGTAHSFFNDDRPEVFDQWAAASAWARTLELFRGRLG, encoded by the coding sequence ATGGGCCAAATGGTGAGCTACCGCCATGACGGTACGACGAGCGAGGGTTACCTCGCGCTACCCTCCGGCGGTGCGACCAGCCCGGCGGTCATCGTCATCCAGGAGCGGTGGGGGCTCGTCCCGCACATCGCCTCGGTCGCGGACCGGTTCGCCGAGGCCGGGTTCGTGGCGCTCGCCCCGGACCTGCGCCCCGGTGCCGCGACCGTCGACGCGGACGAGGCGAAGCACCTGATGACGGCGTCGCGGATGGACGACGCGGCGGCTGACATCGCCGCCGCCGCCGACTACCTCGCCAGCCGTCCCGAGGTCGCCGGTGGGGTCGGCTGCGCCGGCTTCTGCGCCGGTGGCAGCCTGGCGCTCTGGTCGGCGACCGTCTCCGACCGGATCGTCGCCACCGCCGGCTTCTACCCCGTGCTGCCCTGGACGCGGATGCGTCCCGAGTGGGGCGACTACGCCGGCAAGACGGCGGTCATCCACTGTTCCGAGACGGACGGCACGTCCGCCGCCGAGGGCGTGCAGACCGCCCGACAGGCGATCGAGTCGGCCGGCGGCACCTGCGTGCTCCACGACTACCCGGGCACCGCGCACTCGTTCTTCAACGACGACCGGCCGGAGGTCTTCGACCAGTGGGCCGCCGCCAGCGCCTGGGCCCGTACCCTCGAACTCTTCCGGGGGCGGCTTGGCTGA
- a CDS encoding WXG100 family type VII secretion target has product MSDEYVQRYEPVSHEQLYQGVQAGNAEQIDTLATAWSSMKDTVDGLGRSLRADLDALDRTWVGDAGDEFQRRVNLVVQYSSSLSGGMGSVHEGLSLMSGPLRTAQRQAESPEETDDHDKAIGGAAKGALFGPAGAVIGAIAGHQQDKEEKEKAHQRMVKVVAELAASYDLSTFDRWSPPAPPPVDTPGGVGETSNTPRSGPGATTPTRAPGTGSPGHTGTSGAGDPDGPGRGEFIAPGLLPGPNSDTDPTAQPTPTTPGTGTSLSGASGTLLAGWTAGAGGMVASAATGSKPSSAGSGPSWASNALPAGGVIGTAALATGAGGGGSTPMARPAAGGTGLESRAAVGAGRSVTPGATDRAAAGNRPGTARGLRPGVLGGAPVTGGEDDESGTRSTWLTEDDMDWQAGSGTTPPVLGLNGN; this is encoded by the coding sequence GTGTCTGACGAGTACGTACAGCGTTACGAGCCGGTCAGCCACGAGCAGCTCTACCAGGGCGTGCAGGCCGGGAACGCGGAGCAGATCGACACCCTCGCCACCGCGTGGAGTTCGATGAAGGACACGGTCGACGGGCTCGGCCGTTCCCTGCGGGCGGATCTCGACGCCCTCGACCGGACGTGGGTCGGCGATGCCGGCGACGAGTTCCAGCGGCGGGTCAATCTCGTGGTCCAGTACTCCAGCAGCCTGTCCGGCGGGATGGGCTCGGTCCACGAGGGACTGTCGCTGATGTCCGGGCCGCTGCGCACCGCCCAGCGGCAGGCCGAGAGCCCCGAGGAGACCGACGACCACGACAAGGCGATCGGCGGTGCCGCGAAGGGCGCGCTGTTCGGCCCGGCCGGGGCGGTCATCGGCGCGATCGCCGGGCACCAGCAGGACAAGGAGGAGAAGGAGAAGGCCCACCAGCGGATGGTGAAGGTGGTGGCCGAGTTGGCCGCCAGCTACGACCTCTCCACCTTCGACCGCTGGAGCCCGCCGGCCCCGCCGCCGGTGGACACCCCGGGCGGGGTGGGCGAGACCTCGAACACGCCCCGCAGTGGGCCGGGCGCGACGACGCCGACCCGGGCCCCGGGCACCGGTTCCCCCGGGCACACCGGCACCAGCGGGGCCGGTGACCCGGACGGACCCGGGCGCGGCGAGTTCATCGCGCCCGGTCTGCTTCCGGGTCCGAACTCCGACACCGACCCCACCGCCCAGCCCACCCCGACCACCCCGGGTACGGGCACCTCGCTGTCCGGAGCCAGCGGCACCCTGCTCGCCGGCTGGACGGCGGGCGCGGGCGGCATGGTGGCCAGTGCGGCGACCGGCAGCAAGCCCTCCTCCGCCGGTTCAGGCCCGTCCTGGGCGTCGAACGCGTTGCCGGCTGGTGGAGTGATCGGTACCGCCGCCCTGGCGACCGGCGCCGGTGGTGGCGGGTCCACCCCGATGGCTCGGCCCGCGGCCGGTGGCACCGGACTGGAGAGCCGGGCGGCGGTCGGCGCGGGTCGGTCGGTCACGCCGGGCGCGACGGACCGGGCGGCGGCGGGCAACCGCCCCGGTACGGCCCGCGGGCTCCGGCCCGGTGTGCTCGGTGGCGCGCCCGTGACCGGCGGGGAGGACGACGAGTCCGGCACCCGCAGCACCTGGCTGACCGAGGACGACATGGACTGGCAGGCCGGTTCCGGCACCACTCCGCCGGTCCTCGGGCTGAACGGCAACTGA
- a CDS encoding type VII secretion protein EccE, with protein MTQVKAARRREVVARGDRHRRGRLGPVAVGQLVVLEVGVVTVGAVSGGPVWVTGVVAGLVLLVVLATFARRGGRWWYEDLTLRRRLKRRGQAARRAALSPATADPRLSALAPDLTLGGFEDRGNRLGLGQDDRGWFVAGVVTLPGSAGPLPGAAIDQVVRVLAGSTGPASVTQLVARSLVWYPKPGGPPTYRRDVWVAARLSAADARTEAVSRGGGMDGVRRTMAAAAGRLGKAFTGAGLAYRMLDPDELAAAVLTAAGLDVAPEPQTEGWTGLAGRGWTQRCLELHGRSEAPVGALADAVTAIPVMSHTLSVTVAAGGKVAAPLLRVAAPDSRAADLLTAVRDVTRRHSFVPRQLDGRHGPAAYACAPVAAPNTATGSALVTG; from the coding sequence ATGACCCAGGTAAAGGCGGCCCGCCGTCGCGAGGTGGTCGCGCGGGGCGACCGGCACCGCCGTGGTCGGCTCGGTCCGGTGGCCGTCGGCCAGCTCGTCGTCCTGGAGGTCGGCGTGGTGACCGTGGGCGCGGTCTCGGGCGGACCGGTCTGGGTGACCGGCGTCGTCGCCGGGCTGGTGCTCCTCGTGGTGCTGGCGACCTTCGCCCGGCGGGGCGGCCGCTGGTGGTACGAGGACCTGACCCTGCGCCGCCGGCTCAAGCGACGCGGCCAGGCCGCCCGCCGGGCCGCGTTGTCCCCGGCGACGGCCGACCCGCGCCTGTCCGCGCTGGCCCCGGACCTGACCCTGGGCGGGTTCGAGGACCGGGGAAACCGGCTGGGGCTGGGGCAGGACGACCGGGGCTGGTTCGTCGCCGGCGTGGTCACCCTGCCCGGGTCGGCCGGTCCGCTGCCCGGCGCGGCGATCGACCAGGTGGTACGGGTGCTGGCCGGGTCCACCGGGCCGGCCTCGGTCACCCAGCTCGTCGCGCGCAGCCTGGTGTGGTACCCGAAACCGGGTGGACCGCCCACCTACCGTCGGGACGTCTGGGTGGCCGCCCGGCTCTCTGCGGCGGACGCCCGGACCGAGGCGGTCAGCCGGGGTGGTGGCATGGACGGCGTACGGCGGACCATGGCGGCGGCCGCTGGCCGGCTCGGCAAGGCGTTCACCGGCGCGGGGCTCGCGTACCGGATGCTCGACCCCGACGAGTTGGCGGCGGCCGTGCTCACCGCGGCCGGGCTGGACGTGGCACCCGAGCCGCAGACGGAGGGCTGGACGGGTCTGGCGGGTCGCGGCTGGACGCAGCGCTGCCTGGAGCTGCACGGCCGATCGGAGGCCCCGGTGGGCGCGCTCGCCGACGCGGTGACCGCCATCCCGGTGATGTCGCACACCCTCTCCGTGACGGTCGCTGCTGGTGGCAAGGTCGCCGCCCCGCTGCTCCGCGTCGCCGCCCCGGACAGCCGCGCCGCCGACCTGTTGACGGCGGTCCGGGACGTGACGCGGCGACACTCGTTCGTCCCCCGTCAGCTCGATGGGCGGCACGGCCCGGCGGCCTACGCGTGCGCGCCGGTCGCGGCGCCGAACACCGCGACCGGCAGCGCGCTCGTCACGGGTTGA